From Rickettsia endosymbiont of Ceutorhynchus obstrictus, a single genomic window includes:
- the murD gene encoding UDP-N-acetylmuramoyl-L-alanine--D-glutamate ligase codes for MTSSQKQNIGIFGLGKTGLSVYEVLKEEAQIIVYDDSKDSRDIFTDLYGEKYLTNLTNSKWQSCDKIILSPGIPFDHEIVELASRYNIPIISDIDLLFENSKNSNFIAVTGTNGKSTSTALISHILNLNGFDYPAVGNIGLPALKAGTGRAGYVLELSSFQLDLIKIFKANIAILLNITPDHLDRHKNMDSYIAAKCKIFDRMAKDDYAIINIDNDYSKEIFLKLEQEQNINLIPFSVTKILDKGISIVKDKIYDKFLAEASFTLPFNKNLQGLHNYENIAASYAVARAMSLEPSQILSSIKQFQGLPHRMQYIGSVGRVGFYNDSKATNAEAASKSIKALDNIYWLAGGIAKEGGIEKIISSLVHVKKAYLFGQAKENFEKTLKNKVDFEICENLEQAFNNAYEDACKDKEKIKNILLAPACASYDQFKDFEQRGELFIKLCLEKIN; via the coding sequence ATTACCTCATCGCAAAAACAAAATATAGGTATTTTCGGTCTTGGTAAAACCGGTCTATCAGTTTATGAAGTATTGAAAGAGGAAGCACAAATAATCGTTTATGACGATTCTAAAGATAGTAGGGATATATTTACCGATTTATACGGAGAAAAATATCTAACTAATTTAACAAATTCTAAATGGCAAAGCTGCGATAAAATCATACTAAGCCCGGGTATTCCGTTCGATCATGAAATAGTCGAGTTAGCAAGCCGTTATAACATACCGATTATTTCGGATATAGATTTATTATTTGAAAATTCTAAAAATTCCAATTTCATTGCCGTTACCGGTACGAACGGTAAAAGCACTAGCACTGCCTTAATCAGTCATATTTTAAATTTAAACGGTTTTGATTATCCCGCTGTCGGCAATATAGGGCTTCCTGCTTTAAAAGCCGGAACGGGTAGAGCGGGTTACGTGCTTGAATTATCTTCTTTCCAACTAGATTTAATAAAAATTTTTAAAGCCAATATAGCAATACTCCTTAATATTACGCCCGATCATTTAGATAGGCATAAAAATATGGATTCCTATATTGCCGCTAAATGTAAAATTTTTGACCGCATGGCTAAAGATGATTATGCAATAATTAACATTGATAACGATTATTCTAAAGAAATTTTTTTAAAACTGGAACAAGAACAAAATATAAATTTAATTCCTTTTTCGGTTACTAAAATCCTTGATAAAGGAATATCGATTGTAAAAGATAAAATTTATGATAAATTCCTTGCCGAGGCGAGTTTTACTTTGCCGTTTAACAAGAACCTTCAAGGGCTACATAATTACGAAAATATTGCAGCAAGCTATGCGGTCGCAAGAGCTATGAGCCTTGAGCCTTCGCAAATACTCTCATCCATAAAACAATTTCAAGGTTTACCGCATCGGATGCAGTATATCGGTAGTGTGGGGCGGGTTGGTTTTTATAATGATAGTAAAGCAACCAATGCCGAAGCTGCCTCTAAATCAATTAAAGCACTTGATAATATTTACTGGTTAGCGGGCGGAATAGCTAAAGAAGGGGGGATTGAAAAGATAATATCTTCGTTAGTTCACGTTAAAAAAGCCTATCTATTTGGACAAGCTAAGGAAAATTTTGAAAAAACTCTTAAAAACAAAGTAGATTTTGAAATATGTGAGAATTTAGAACAAGCTTTTAACAATGCTTATGAAGATGCTTGTAAAGATAAGGAGAAGATTAAAAATATATTACTTGCTCCCGCTTGTGCGTCTTACGATCAGTTTAAAGATTTTGAACAGCGCGGGGAGTTGTTTATTAAGTTGTGTTTGGAAAAAATAAATTAA
- a CDS encoding N-6 DNA methylase, translating into MKNSEFRAYAFIQNSLKELGWNIKNPSINSNGQVYTQHEALQNEILKKALKRKVPENVIKLANNLWWIIEAKAGHKELETAVNEAKDYATMLNDIQENSCVFISGVAGNKEDSFLVETYYLYNQNWCRIQVNDYKTTGFLTPEMIDKIINIQHYSINEEVIADELFLEKANKINNILHNGAINKRNRAKVIASILLALAEDEYLKISKEPTILIKDINARVHSILTKHNKENFVQEIELKLPTSKDNHIKHRQALVDTVQELKNLNIRSAINSGRDILGQFYEIFLKYANDAKEIGIVLTPRHITKFAVECIDIGYNDFVFDPTCGTGGFLVSAFDYVKSKASEEQISEFRTKHIYGIEQDAEIVGLALVNMIFRGDGKSNVYEGNTLNSKFRKVNGEYRKIDLLTTKDTGEAFMSKVLMNPPFAIENEEEYKFIDHALSQMVKGGILFAIVPTSTITSASDGKGEITWRKELLNRHTVKTVIKLSDELFYPVASKGTYAIIIEAHKPHDFNKEVLFAIMDDGYTMRKAKRVISDNIPSNIELVKQKVKEHILLNNKIDAIEKVIGLSKLNIYDNSYDLAPESYLQAFNDFNTTFEITTNLLQAFINQEKHKSKQINKQDKKDLKIFDISEFFISIKRGKCPPINSLKEGDIPVITTTESNNGIIGYYDVPNNITHIDCITISANGSSCCAFYQPYKFTANADVLVGKLKEEYNNLYFKIFLCTAIRNSAWKFTYYRKCSNTKLLKDVKIAIPLKNNQIDYNFIRAKIENTTGFNLLKDYLKE; encoded by the coding sequence ATGAAAAACAGTGAATTTAGAGCATATGCATTTATACAAAACTCTTTAAAAGAGCTTGGTTGGAATATAAAGAATCCAAGTATAAATAGTAATGGTCAAGTATATACTCAACATGAAGCTTTACAAAATGAAATATTAAAAAAGGCTTTAAAAAGAAAAGTACCAGAGAATGTAATTAAGCTTGCTAATAATTTATGGTGGATTATTGAAGCAAAAGCAGGTCATAAAGAATTAGAAACAGCAGTAAATGAAGCTAAAGATTATGCAACTATGCTTAATGATATTCAGGAAAATAGTTGTGTTTTTATTAGTGGAGTTGCCGGTAATAAAGAAGATTCATTCTTAGTTGAGACTTATTATTTATATAATCAGAATTGGTGCAGAATTCAAGTAAATGATTATAAAACAACAGGTTTTTTAACCCCAGAAATGATTGATAAAATTATTAATATTCAGCATTATTCAATTAATGAAGAAGTTATTGCTGATGAATTATTTTTGGAAAAAGCAAATAAGATTAATAATATATTACATAATGGGGCTATAAATAAAAGAAACCGTGCAAAAGTTATTGCTTCTATACTTTTAGCTTTAGCAGAAGATGAATATCTAAAAATTAGCAAAGAACCAACAATTTTAATAAAAGATATAAATGCAAGAGTGCATAGTATTTTAACAAAACATAATAAAGAAAATTTTGTACAAGAAATTGAATTAAAATTGCCGACTTCAAAAGATAATCATATAAAACATAGACAGGCTTTAGTCGACACAGTCCAAGAATTGAAAAATTTAAATATACGCTCTGCTATTAATAGTGGTAGAGATATTTTAGGACAATTTTATGAGATATTTTTAAAGTATGCTAATGATGCAAAAGAAATAGGAATTGTTTTAACGCCTAGGCATATAACAAAATTTGCTGTTGAATGTATTGATATTGGGTATAATGATTTTGTTTTTGATCCTACCTGTGGAACGGGAGGTTTTTTAGTTTCAGCTTTTGACTATGTGAAATCCAAAGCTTCAGAAGAGCAAATTAGTGAATTTAGAACAAAACATATTTATGGTATAGAGCAAGATGCTGAAATAGTGGGTTTAGCATTGGTTAATATGATATTTAGAGGTGATGGTAAAAGTAATGTATATGAGGGCAATACATTAAATAGTAAGTTTAGAAAAGTAAATGGAGAATATAGAAAAATAGATTTATTAACTACAAAAGACACAGGGGAAGCTTTTATGTCAAAAGTATTAATGAATCCTCCCTTTGCAATAGAAAACGAGGAAGAATATAAATTTATTGATCATGCGCTTTCTCAAATGGTTAAAGGGGGAATATTATTTGCTATAGTCCCAACCTCGACAATTACTTCAGCAAGTGATGGAAAAGGAGAAATAACATGGAGAAAGGAATTACTAAATAGGCATACGGTAAAAACGGTTATTAAATTATCTGATGAGCTATTTTACCCTGTTGCCTCAAAAGGAACTTATGCTATAATAATTGAAGCACATAAGCCACATGATTTTAATAAAGAAGTATTGTTTGCAATAATGGACGATGGCTATACCATGAGGAAAGCCAAAAGAGTTATATCAGATAATATACCTTCAAATATTGAATTAGTAAAGCAAAAAGTCAAAGAACATATTTTATTAAATAATAAAATTGATGCTATTGAAAAAGTAATAGGGCTATCAAAACTCAATATATATGATAATAGCTATGATTTAGCTCCTGAAAGTTATTTACAGGCTTTCAACGATTTTAATACTACTTTTGAAATTACTACAAATTTATTACAAGCTTTTATTAATCAAGAAAAACATAAATCTAAGCAAATCAATAAGCAAGATAAAAAAGACTTAAAAATATTTGATATTTCTGAATTCTTTATATCAATTAAACGCGGTAAATGTCCACCTATTAATTCTTTAAAAGAAGGTGATATCCCAGTTATAACTACAACTGAATCCAATAACGGTATAATCGGTTATTATGATGTTCCAAATAACATTACTCATATAGATTGTATTACAATTTCTGCTAATGGCTCTTCTTGTTGTGCATTTTATCAACCATATAAATTTACGGCAAATGCTGATGTTTTAGTGGGGAAATTGAAAGAAGAATATAATAATCTATATTTTAAAATATTTCTATGTACCGCAATAAGAAATAGTGCTTGGAAATTTACTTATTATAGAAAATGTAGTAATACAAAATTATTAAAAGATGTAAAAATTGCAATACCACTAAAAAATAACCAAATAGACTATAACTTTATTAGAGCAAAAATAGAAAATACTACCGGCTTTAATTTATTAAAAGATTACTTAAAGGAATAA
- the ftsW gene encoding putative lipid II flippase FtsW, with protein MSQNNQISNNFIKSWWRSTDQQIVISLMILFAFSLMLVTTSGSAVANRIGLEENYFSSRQIFYLSVASGLIVLFSCFNKKWLKRFAILGFIFSIILLVLVKFFGYEVKGATRWINIGGLSIQPSEFIKPFFAVVIGWILSLKFEKDFPSFSVGIILYFIVALLLIIQPDFGMLVMITAVFGIQLFIAGMPIFWIILTSFIGLIGVSVAYFWLPHVTQRINSFLDPDSSENYQVSKSLRAFEHGGLYGRGPGEGAVKQVLPDSHTDFIFAVAGEEFGAIICLIVIGIFAFIVLRSFVKVVNEKDKFIQFAASGIIAQLGLQSIINIGVTLHLLPTKGMTLPFISYGGSSTLAIAIATGMLLGFTKYKTPLTSYKILQY; from the coding sequence ATGTCACAAAATAATCAAATATCTAATAACTTTATTAAATCATGGTGGCGTAGTACCGATCAGCAAATCGTCATCTCGTTAATGATTTTATTTGCTTTTAGTCTAATGTTAGTTACTACGTCAGGTTCGGCGGTGGCGAACAGAATCGGCTTGGAAGAAAATTATTTTTCTTCACGACAAATATTTTATTTAAGCGTAGCTTCGGGTCTTATAGTATTATTTTCGTGTTTTAATAAAAAATGGCTTAAACGATTTGCCATATTGGGCTTTATTTTTAGTATAATATTACTAGTTTTGGTTAAATTTTTTGGCTATGAAGTAAAAGGGGCTACTCGCTGGATTAATATTGGGGGCTTATCGATTCAACCGTCGGAATTTATAAAACCGTTCTTTGCGGTGGTTATAGGTTGGATATTATCGTTAAAATTTGAAAAAGATTTTCCTAGCTTTTCTGTCGGTATTATACTCTATTTTATCGTGGCGTTATTATTAATTATTCAGCCGGATTTCGGCATGTTAGTCATGATTACGGCAGTTTTCGGCATTCAGCTTTTTATTGCCGGTATGCCGATATTCTGGATTATACTAACTAGCTTTATAGGGCTGATAGGGGTAAGTGTTGCCTATTTTTGGCTGCCTCACGTGACTCAAAGAATCAATTCTTTTTTAGACCCCGATAGTAGCGAAAATTATCAGGTTAGTAAGTCTCTTAGAGCCTTTGAGCATGGCGGTTTATATGGTCGCGGACCGGGAGAAGGTGCGGTAAAACAAGTGTTACCGGATTCACATACGGATTTTATTTTTGCGGTTGCAGGAGAAGAATTCGGGGCAATTATTTGTTTAATCGTCATTGGGATATTTGCCTTTATAGTGCTTAGAAGTTTTGTTAAAGTGGTGAATGAAAAAGATAAATTCATCCAATTTGCCGCAAGCGGGATAATTGCCCAGCTAGGTCTACAGTCAATTATTAATATCGGCGTCACACTGCATTTATTGCCGACAAAAGGTATGACGCTGCCGTTTATTAGCTATGGCGGGTCTTCAACACTTGCTATAGCGATTGCAACCGGTATGCTGCTTGGTTTTACCAAATATAAAACTCCTCTGACTTCATATAAAATTTTACAATACTGA
- the murG gene encoding undecaprenyldiphospho-muramoylpentapeptide beta-N-acetylglucosaminyltransferase — MKKIILVAGGTGGHFFAATAIGEELISRGYEVHLITDLRCQKYIIPLPKLTFHIIDLKRYPTSSLQKIRFFIALLASVYKSIRLLYTLKASVVVGFGGYPVVSSMFAALYLRMPIIIHEQNSYLGKVNKFFAKFATKIALAYEQTKNLPNTLKNKPVITGGVVRESIRDIDEYVIARSGKATTRQSREKLVLLDNVFPDSHGAKERLTMTDSRAGDNIFRIFIFGGSQGAKIFSELLPRSIKFLIQKHPELKLHITQQAAKDDQVEIKKIYSQLNIRYELAEFFEDIAHRYQNTDLVISRAGASTIEELTYIGMPAIFIPLPIASENHQFYNAKLLEDAGAGWCMEQVGISEVKLADKILMLIKNRNMLARASKNLLKRKKEGHRLLSDLIEEVVN, encoded by the coding sequence ATGAAAAAAATAATTTTAGTAGCAGGCGGCACAGGGGGGCATTTTTTTGCTGCCACGGCTATTGGCGAAGAATTAATAAGCAGAGGCTACGAAGTGCATCTTATTACTGATCTTAGATGTCAAAAATATATAATACCGCTTCCCAAATTAACATTTCATATAATAGACTTAAAAAGATATCCTACATCTTCTTTACAAAAAATTAGGTTTTTCATAGCTTTGCTAGCTAGTGTTTATAAATCTATCAGACTATTATATACTCTTAAAGCAAGTGTTGTTGTGGGATTTGGAGGGTATCCGGTTGTGTCTTCAATGTTTGCAGCTTTGTATTTAAGGATGCCGATCATAATTCATGAACAAAATTCTTATTTAGGAAAAGTTAATAAGTTTTTTGCAAAATTTGCTACAAAAATTGCTTTAGCTTATGAGCAAACAAAGAATTTACCTAATACCCTAAAAAACAAACCTGTAATTACCGGAGGAGTAGTTAGGGAAAGTATTAGAGATATAGACGAGTACGTCATTGCGAGGAGTGGCAAAGCCACGACGCGGCAATCCAGAGAAAAACTAGTATTATTAGATAATGTTTTTCCGGATAGCCACGGCGCTAAGGAGCGCCTCACTATGACGGATTCAAGAGCAGGGGATAACATCTTCAGAATATTTATTTTCGGTGGAAGCCAAGGAGCTAAAATATTTTCTGAATTACTACCTAGAAGCATAAAATTTTTAATACAAAAACATCCGGAATTAAAATTACATATTACCCAACAGGCGGCAAAGGATGATCAAGTAGAGATTAAAAAAATATATTCGCAATTAAATATTCGTTATGAGTTGGCAGAATTTTTTGAGGATATCGCTCACCGATATCAAAATACGGATTTAGTAATTTCACGAGCCGGAGCCTCTACTATAGAAGAATTAACCTATATAGGTATGCCGGCTATTTTTATCCCCCTTCCTATAGCGTCAGAAAATCATCAATTTTATAATGCAAAATTACTAGAGGATGCAGGGGCGGGGTGGTGCATGGAGCAGGTAGGCATTTCTGAAGTAAAATTAGCCGATAAAATATTAATGCTAATAAAAAACCGTAATATGTTAGCACGAGCGTCAAAAAATTTATTGAAAAGAAAAAAAGAAGGTCATAGACTTTTGAGTGATTTGATAGAAGAGGTAGTAAATTAG
- a CDS encoding sodium:solute symporter family transporter: MTFLHSNIDVIIFIGFLVVNIVIGFLNIKGIKNIREYAIGKRNFSTGTIVATLIATWIGSSSFLVDSSRVYTEGLFYLIPSIVGGVVSWLLISYFLAPRLERFLGALSVAEIMGNIYGNKARVITAISSILTVIGKIAMQFHVASLILELFFNISNFYVDLLMAAVIISYSAFGGIRSVTFTDAVQFFTYSAVIPVIGVIAWNVFSDPNITVNSVVQSHMVDFHELFSYKSPKFWMSLSIFVYFSIPSLGPSIFQRILMAKDTRQISNSFFIAVIICFCLSALFIWIAMLLLSQAPNIEPNILFLQIIKSYTGFKGLIVGGIMAMIISSTNSYINVATVTFSNDLAKKFPLAFSYITAIIVGILGFILSLYTKNLVNLFLIVTGFYAPLVTMPLILLIFGFRSTAKSFFIGMAAAIITNLLWYLFSLREFTGIYAILPATLANVIFFIGSHYILKQPGGFNSFELPLALKILRLERKRQLIKLYSLARTFNIFKFWRNTLPKQEITYSYVGVFIVASIFSSLYTTPAGKIKNHLEIYNFIYHCVLAVSTILITYPLWPVRFKKENIIAFFWFIGIFVILIFFAGLLVITSNFHKLEVMIFMINLIIVATLFRWHITLIMTISGVFAGVEFYKYFMKEKLLIDEYNLQAEIIYLLTLFSSLLIIFLKPKQEQHQLIESQNTHLEKQVSYREEELEKLLDLKHEFLRNINHEIHTPLTGIISLGETLWEKYDKFDDKQRRKAIEIIAKSSIRLNSLMNNILDFSKLSTLSYHLHKKNLNLSELLYERIKVCRKLYLNNKELNFVFEIDDNIIFKGDLHYIKHTFDNLIINAITYSNEGIIKITLEKTEFGILFSIKDSGIGVPKEELKSIFGVFVVSSKTRTTAGGRGVGLALCKKVIELHGGKIWAENDSKGKTSFIFTLPF, from the coding sequence ATGACATTTTTACATTCCAATATAGATGTTATCATTTTTATCGGTTTTTTAGTCGTTAATATAGTAATAGGATTCCTTAATATTAAAGGAATAAAAAATATTCGGGAATATGCTATAGGAAAAAGAAATTTTTCCACAGGTACCATAGTTGCAACGCTTATTGCTACGTGGATCGGTAGCAGTAGTTTTTTAGTAGATAGCTCAAGAGTCTATACGGAAGGACTATTTTACCTAATACCGAGTATAGTTGGCGGCGTTGTTAGTTGGTTGTTGATTAGTTACTTTTTAGCTCCTCGCCTGGAAAGATTCCTAGGAGCGTTGTCAGTGGCAGAAATAATGGGTAATATCTACGGCAATAAAGCGCGAGTTATTACGGCTATATCGAGTATATTAACGGTTATCGGCAAGATTGCCATGCAATTCCATGTAGCTAGTCTAATATTGGAGTTATTTTTTAATATTTCAAATTTTTACGTAGATTTACTTATGGCTGCCGTAATAATAAGTTATTCGGCTTTTGGCGGTATAAGATCGGTGACTTTTACCGATGCCGTACAGTTTTTTACTTATAGTGCCGTTATACCGGTTATCGGGGTGATAGCTTGGAATGTTTTTAGTGATCCAAATATTACGGTTAACTCGGTTGTGCAAAGCCATATGGTTGATTTTCACGAGTTATTTAGTTATAAAAGTCCTAAATTTTGGATGTCACTAAGTATTTTTGTATATTTTTCTATTCCGTCCCTCGGTCCGTCAATTTTTCAACGAATTTTAATGGCAAAAGACACGAGGCAAATATCGAACTCTTTTTTCATTGCCGTTATAATATGTTTTTGCTTATCGGCACTGTTTATTTGGATTGCCATGTTATTATTGTCCCAAGCTCCGAATATTGAGCCGAATATATTATTTTTGCAAATTATTAAAAGCTATACGGGGTTTAAGGGGTTAATAGTCGGCGGAATTATGGCGATGATAATATCAAGTACTAATTCTTATATTAATGTTGCTACCGTGACTTTTTCAAACGATTTAGCTAAAAAATTTCCGCTAGCTTTTTCTTATATAACGGCAATTATTGTCGGTATATTAGGTTTTATTTTATCGCTTTATACGAAAAATTTAGTAAATCTATTTTTGATTGTAACCGGCTTTTATGCGCCGTTAGTTACTATGCCGTTAATTTTGTTAATATTCGGTTTTCGCTCGACTGCTAAATCCTTTTTTATCGGCATGGCTGCTGCAATAATAACTAACTTATTATGGTATTTATTTTCTTTAAGAGAATTTACCGGCATATATGCAATATTACCGGCAACGCTCGCGAATGTAATATTTTTTATCGGTAGTCATTATATTTTGAAGCAGCCCGGTGGATTTAATTCTTTCGAGTTGCCTTTAGCATTAAAAATATTAAGGTTGGAGCGAAAACGTCAATTAATAAAATTATATAGTTTAGCAAGAACATTTAACATTTTTAAATTTTGGCGAAATACGCTGCCTAAACAAGAAATTACTTATAGCTATGTCGGTGTATTTATTGTTGCGTCTATTTTTTCCTCTTTATATACCACTCCTGCCGGTAAAATAAAAAATCATTTAGAGATATATAATTTTATTTATCACTGTGTGCTTGCCGTTTCAACGATTCTTATAACTTATCCGTTATGGCCGGTAAGATTTAAAAAAGAAAATATTATAGCATTTTTCTGGTTTATCGGCATATTTGTTATCTTAATATTTTTTGCCGGTTTACTTGTTATCACTAGTAATTTCCATAAATTAGAAGTGATGATTTTTATGATTAATTTAATAATAGTCGCGACCCTATTTAGATGGCATATTACTTTAATTATGACTATAAGCGGTGTCTTTGCCGGCGTTGAATTTTATAAATATTTTATGAAAGAAAAGTTATTAATTGATGAGTATAATCTGCAAGCAGAGATAATATATTTGCTAACGTTATTTAGTAGTCTGTTAATAATTTTTTTAAAACCGAAACAGGAGCAGCATCAATTAATTGAGTCACAAAATACTCATTTAGAAAAACAGGTAAGTTATAGGGAAGAAGAATTAGAAAAATTATTAGATTTAAAACATGAATTTTTACGTAATATAAACCATGAAATCCATACACCTTTAACCGGCATTATTAGTTTAGGGGAAACTTTATGGGAAAAATATGACAAATTTGACGATAAGCAGCGGCGCAAGGCGATAGAAATAATTGCTAAAAGCTCTATTCGGTTAAATAGCTTAATGAATAATATCTTAGATTTTTCTAAATTATCGACGCTTAGTTATCATTTGCATAAGAAAAATTTAAATTTAAGCGAGCTTTTATATGAGAGAATTAAAGTTTGTCGAAAATTATATTTAAATAACAAAGAGTTAAATTTTGTTTTTGAGATTGATGATAATATTATATTTAAGGGTGACCTTCATTATATCAAACATACATTTGATAATTTAATTATTAATGCAATTACTTATAGTAATGAGGGTATTATAAAAATTACCTTAGAAAAAACAGAATTCGGCATTTTATTTAGCATAAAAGATAGTGGAATAGGAGTCCCTAAAGAAGAGTTGAAAAGTATATTCGGGGTGTTCGTCGTCAGCTCAAAGACTCGTACCACGGCAGGAGGAAGAGGAGTAGGGCTTGCGTTATGTAAGAAAGTAATAGAATTACACGGCGGTAAAATTTGGGCAGAAAATGATAGCAAAGGTAAGACGAGTTTTATTTTTACGTTGCCGTTTTAG
- a CDS encoding LD-carboxypeptidase yields the protein MITFNKETDFISIIAPSSSCRDAENRLEEAKKILVERGFKVLVDDKIFAGDELPFFAAPKTERLRMFKEAMENSEVKIIWAFRGGYSCGEFAQECFDIKMAGDKILIGYSDITVLHLLLNQYYNMPSIHGSVLTSLLPSTNQDIQEIINIIEGEDSKIAVMPINKPNENNIVGKVSGGNLTVLTKMIGTKLSPNLDKKILILEDVNEKGYAIHRNLMQLKNAGMFDNVKAIIFGDFTNSDGNETISIEAFCRNHIPQLPTYHALGIGHGQINHPFIMNHEAVIEGNYLNFTSPFQLIGS from the coding sequence ATGATTACCTTTAACAAAGAAACAGACTTTATTTCTATTATAGCCCCTTCTTCCAGTTGTCGTGATGCTGAAAATAGATTAGAGGAAGCAAAAAAGATATTAGTAGAGCGAGGGTTTAAAGTTTTAGTAGATGATAAAATTTTTGCCGGAGATGAATTACCTTTTTTTGCTGCTCCTAAAACTGAACGGCTAAGAATGTTTAAGGAAGCAATGGAAAACTCTGAAGTTAAAATTATCTGGGCTTTTCGTGGAGGGTATAGCTGCGGCGAATTTGCCCAGGAGTGTTTTGATATAAAAATGGCAGGTGATAAAATCCTGATAGGTTATAGTGATATCACTGTTTTGCATTTATTACTGAATCAATATTATAATATGCCGAGTATTCACGGCTCGGTTTTAACATCCTTATTGCCTTCTACTAATCAAGATATTCAAGAGATAATAAATATAATTGAGGGCGAAGATAGTAAAATAGCAGTTATGCCGATTAATAAACCTAATGAAAATAATATAGTAGGAAAAGTTAGTGGCGGTAATTTAACTGTTTTAACTAAAATGATCGGTACAAAACTTTCTCCTAACCTTGATAAGAAAATTTTAATATTGGAAGATGTTAATGAAAAAGGTTATGCTATTCATCGTAATTTAATGCAGCTAAAAAATGCCGGAATGTTTGATAATGTCAAAGCTATAATTTTCGGTGATTTCACTAATAGCGATGGAAATGAAACAATTTCTATAGAAGCTTTTTGCCGTAATCATATCCCGCAACTGCCGACATATCATGCTCTAGGAATCGGTCACGGTCAAATAAATCATCCTTTTATAATGAATCATGAAGCGGTAATAGAAGGTAATTATCTTAATTTTACTAGCCCATTTCAGCTTATCGGTAGTTAA
- the hemC gene encoding hydroxymethylbilane synthase — protein MKQLIKIGTRKSPLALIQTNLVVEQIKLNFPAIDCEIIHIVTGGDLIQDKALYDIGGKALFLKEIEQALLDKKIDLAVHSLKDVPGRIPQGLIIAAVLEREDPRDAFICTRYKSIEELPQHAIVGTSSPRRKAFLQKIRPDLQIVTFRGNIDSRIRKLMNKEVDATILAYAGLARFECFNPEYCNLIDIRQMLPAIGQGVIAVETLEENNKMLEICRKINHLPTSELIKPERAFLEYLDANCRTPVAAYSTYQGEEKIKTDYMLGSVEGSKMVFHTEITTIKNSRESGIKAAKIMLKRIG, from the coding sequence ATGAAACAGCTTATTAAAATAGGGACAAGAAAGAGTCCGTTAGCCTTAATTCAAACTAATCTAGTGGTTGAGCAAATAAAGCTCAACTTTCCAGCTATTGATTGTGAAATAATCCATATCGTAACCGGCGGGGATTTAATTCAAGATAAAGCTCTGTATGACATTGGCGGTAAGGCTTTATTTTTAAAGGAAATAGAGCAAGCATTGTTAGATAAAAAAATAGATTTAGCCGTTCATTCTTTAAAAGACGTACCCGGAAGAATACCGCAAGGGTTAATAATTGCTGCCGTGTTAGAGCGAGAAGACCCAAGAGATGCTTTTATTTGCACGCGGTACAAATCAATTGAAGAGTTGCCGCAACATGCAATAGTAGGTACGTCGTCACCTCGAAGAAAAGCGTTTTTGCAAAAAATAAGACCGGATTTGCAGATAGTAACTTTTCGTGGAAATATAGATTCAAGAATCAGAAAATTAATGAATAAAGAAGTTGATGCAACGATTTTAGCCTATGCCGGGCTTGCAAGGTTTGAATGCTTTAATCCCGAATATTGTAATTTAATTGATATCAGGCAAATGCTCCCCGCTATAGGGCAAGGGGTTATTGCGGTAGAAACCCTAGAAGAAAATAACAAGATGCTTGAGATATGTAGGAAAATTAATCATTTGCCAACCTCGGAATTAATAAAGCCTGAGCGAGCATTTTTAGAGTATTTAGATGCAAATTGTCGCACGCCCGTAGCTGCTTATTCTACTTATCAAGGAGAAGAGAAAATTAAAACCGACTATATGTTAGGTAGTGTAGAGGGTAGTAAAATGGTTTTCCATACTGAAATTACTACTATAAAAAACTCTAGAGAATCAGGAATAAAAGCAGCAAAAATAATGTTGAAGAGGATAGGTTAA